A region of the Streptomyces sp. NBC_00442 genome:
AGCAGCCCGAACAACGGATGGCCGAGGAGCCCGCGGTACGCCCATGACGGGTCGCCCTGCGGGCGGCCGGTGGTGCCGGTGGTGCCCGCGCCGTACGGGGTCGAGGTGGGCCCGCCCGCCGGATAGCCGTAGCCGTGACTCGGGGGCGGCTGTGGTGGCGCGGAGGGCTGCCGCGGGTGGCCGTGGGCGGTGCTTCCGGGCCCGTGGCCGGCGCCGCCCCGGCCGGACGGGGGCGGTGGCGGCGCCGACGGCCGGGCCCCGCTCGGTGCGGGGCCCTGCGTCGTGGCGCCATGGAACCCGGCGCCCGAACCACCGCCCGCCCGGAACCCGTCGGCCTCCCCGCGCGCCGGGCCGCCGCGCTCGCGGTCGTCCGCCGCCTCCAGGTTGAGCAGCCGCTCGGAGGTACGGGCGATCGCGGACGCCACCGGCGCGGGCAGCCAGGTGTCCGTCGTGACGTCGAACGCGCGTGTCCGGGTGTGGAGTTGGGCCGCGGTGGGTCGCCGATCCGGTTCCTCGTCGAGACAGTGCGCGATCAGGAGTGCCAACTCGGCGTTCACTCCCGGAAGTTGGGAAGGCCGCGTACCGCGCCGCGGGGTGATGCCGGTCGCGGCGAAGGCCAGCGTCAGGCCGTAACTGTAGATGTCGCTCGCCGCGAGGACGCGCTCCCCGTACGCCTGCTCCGGCGACATGTACGCGGGCGTCCCGATGCGGGCACCCGACAGGGTGAGCCCGGTCTCCAGGGCGGCGTGCACGATGCCGAAGTCGATGAGCCGGGGGCCGGAGGCGGACAGGAGCACGTTGGACGGCTTGAGGTCGCGGTGGACCAGGCTCATGCCGTGGACGT
Encoded here:
- a CDS encoding serine/threonine-protein kinase — encoded protein: MLMEALDERDPRTVSGYRVLGRLGEGGMGRVYLARTRGGRSVALKLIHSDMAALPGFRDRFRREVEVVRRVSGVGTVPVVDAGVDDQHPWYASDYLPGPSLQEAVDAFGPLPAQALWRFAADLARTLEHVHGMSLVHRDLKPSNVLLSASGPRLIDFGIVHAALETGLTLSGARIGTPAYMSPEQAYGERVLAASDIYSYGLTLAFAATGITPRRGTRPSQLPGVNAELALLIAHCLDEEPDRRPTAAQLHTRTRAFDVTTDTWLPAPVASAIARTSERLLNLEAADDRERGGPARGEADGFRAGGGSGAGFHGATTQGPAPSGARPSAPPPPPSGRGGAGHGPGSTAHGHPRQPSAPPQPPPSHGYGYPAGGPTSTPYGAGTTGTTGRPQGDPSWAYRGLLGHPLFGLLWLVPLGIGSYLVVFAEPTFMGWLRVIAVPALLALCGWLTTARRRMPAGRWLGLNQTFWLALAFFEVQGWWGISTYSAMGVAAAHDGVVTGYQNMVDSLTNLLSLFLALGSLAMVYVVPVVLARRIRRRDEGV